A genome region from Euphorbia lathyris chromosome 4, ddEupLath1.1, whole genome shotgun sequence includes the following:
- the LOC136225835 gene encoding pentatricopeptide repeat-containing protein At4g15720-like isoform X2 produces MRHWTGKTKQTSIGKRLLSSTAFHLSRQNRNSINFTSATSTHASLLKCGLLLDNFTTNNLINSYIKLQLTSHAHILFDEMPEPDVVSWTSLIAGYVHADLQTGKKIHTHVEILGFQQNLVLCSSLVHMYGKCNDVDGARRVFDSMEFRNVVSWTSIITAYAQNGRGNEALEVFREFTCLTAERPNHYMLASLINACSTLGKLISGKVAHGAVIRGGHESNDVAATALVDMYAKCGCFGYSDKVFKRIPHLSVIPYTSMIVAAAKYGLGQRSLDLFEEMIHKGIKPNHVTFLGVLHACSHSGLVDEGLKHLNSMSSRHGVTPLTKHYTCVVDMLSRIGRLDEAYSLAKSINVNPNEGALLWGTLLSASRLQGRVDIAVEASKRLIESNQQVAGAYVTLSNTYALAGEWDNAQTLRSEMKQIGVYKEPGCSWVEIKDSTYVFYAGDLSCERGEEVLSLLKELERRMKEKGYVGGSKGLVFIDVEEEAKEEIVSLHSERIALAFGLIGIPKGIRIIRVMKNLRMCKDCHEAFKLISEIVEREFVVRDINRFHHFKDGFCSCKDFW; encoded by the exons ATGAGACATTGGACCGGAAAAACTAAACAAACTTCTATTGGAAAACGTCTTCTCTCCTCAACTGCCTTTCATCTTTCGCGCCAAAACAGAAATTCCATCAATTTCACTTCTGCAACTTCAACCCACGCCTCTTTACTCAAATGTGGCCTTTTACTCGACAATTTCACTACCAACAATCTCATCAACAGCTACATAAAACTCCAACTAACCAGCCATGCGCATATCCTGTTCGATGAAATGCCTGAACCAGACGTGGTCTCCTGGACTTCGCTCATTGCTGGCTACGTCCACGCGG ACCTCCAAACTGGTAAGAAAATCCATACCCATGTTGAGATTTTGGGGTTTCAACAAAACCTCGTCTTGTGTTCTTCACTAGTTCACATGTATGGGAAATGCAATGATGTCGATGGAGCAAGACGGGTTTTTGATTCCATGGAGTTCAGAAATGTTGTATCTTGGACTTCAATTATCACAGCTTATGCACAGAATGGAAGAGGAAATGAAGCACTTGAAGTTTTTAGAGAATTCACTTGTTTGACTGCTGAAAGGCCTAATCACTATATGTTAGCTAGTCTGATCAATGCTTGTTCTACCTTGGGGAAGCTGATTTCGGGGAAAGTTGCACATGGGGCAGTTATTCGCGGTGGCCATGAGTCGAATGATGTTGCTGCTACCGCGCTTGTAGACATGTATGCCAAATGCGGGTGTTTTGGTTACTCGGATAAGGTTTTTAAGCGAATCCCACATCTTTCTGTCATTCCATACACATCAATGATTGTTGCTGCGGCAAAGTACGGACTCGGACAACGATCGCTCGATCTCTTTGAAGAGATGATCCATAAAGGAATTAAACCGAACCATGTAACATTTCTAGGAGTTTTGCATGCTTGTAGCCACTCAGGACTCGTAGATGAAGGACTAAAACACCTAAATTCAATGTCTAGTAGACACGGAGTGACGCCATTGACAAAGCATTATACTTGTGTTGTCGACATGCTCAGTCGAATTGGCCGTTTAGACGAGGCTTACAGTTTAGCTAAATCGATTAATGTCAACCCCAACGAAGGCGCTCTGCTTTGGGGCACATTGCTCTCTGCGAGTAGGCTTCAAGGGCGAGTAGATATAGCTGTTGAAGCTAGTAAACGATTAATCGAATCTAATCAACAAGTAGCAGGTGCATATGTCACATTATCAAACACTTATGCATTAGCAGGGGAATGGGATAATGCTCAAACTCTTCGATCTGAGATGAAGCAAATCGGAGTTTATAAGGAACCAGGCTGCAGCTGGGTTGAGATTAAGGACTCGACATACGTGTTCTATGCAGGCGATTTATCGTGTGAACGAGGGGAAGAAGTGCTGAGTTTGCTTAAGGAATTGGAGAGGAGAATGAAAGAGAAGGGTTATGTTGGAGGAAGCAAAGGTTTGGTGTTTATTGATGTTGAAGAAGAAGCTAAAGAGGAGATTGTGAGTTTGCATAGTGAGAGAATAGCATTGGCATTTGGGTTGATAGGCATACCTAAAGGAATAAGAATCATCAGAGTGATGAAGAATTTGAGAATGTGCAAAGATTGTCATGAGGCTTTTAAGCTAATTAGTGAGATTGTAGAAAGAGAATTTGTTGTGCGAGATATTAACAGATTTCATCATTTTAAGGATGGATTTTGTTCTTGCAAGGATTTTTGgtaa
- the LOC136225835 gene encoding pentatricopeptide repeat-containing protein At4g15720-like isoform X1: MRHWTGKTKQTSIGKRLLSSTAFHLSRQNRNSINFTSATSTHASLLKCGLLLDNFTTNNLINSYIKLQLTSHAHILFDEMPEPDVVSWTSLIAGYVHAGNPNFALSLYRTMPKNWVPPNEFTFATLIKACSMIADLQTGKKIHTHVEILGFQQNLVLCSSLVHMYGKCNDVDGARRVFDSMEFRNVVSWTSIITAYAQNGRGNEALEVFREFTCLTAERPNHYMLASLINACSTLGKLISGKVAHGAVIRGGHESNDVAATALVDMYAKCGCFGYSDKVFKRIPHLSVIPYTSMIVAAAKYGLGQRSLDLFEEMIHKGIKPNHVTFLGVLHACSHSGLVDEGLKHLNSMSSRHGVTPLTKHYTCVVDMLSRIGRLDEAYSLAKSINVNPNEGALLWGTLLSASRLQGRVDIAVEASKRLIESNQQVAGAYVTLSNTYALAGEWDNAQTLRSEMKQIGVYKEPGCSWVEIKDSTYVFYAGDLSCERGEEVLSLLKELERRMKEKGYVGGSKGLVFIDVEEEAKEEIVSLHSERIALAFGLIGIPKGIRIIRVMKNLRMCKDCHEAFKLISEIVEREFVVRDINRFHHFKDGFCSCKDFW; the protein is encoded by the coding sequence ATGAGACATTGGACCGGAAAAACTAAACAAACTTCTATTGGAAAACGTCTTCTCTCCTCAACTGCCTTTCATCTTTCGCGCCAAAACAGAAATTCCATCAATTTCACTTCTGCAACTTCAACCCACGCCTCTTTACTCAAATGTGGCCTTTTACTCGACAATTTCACTACCAACAATCTCATCAACAGCTACATAAAACTCCAACTAACCAGCCATGCGCATATCCTGTTCGATGAAATGCCTGAACCAGACGTGGTCTCCTGGACTTCGCTCATTGCTGGCTACGTCCACGCGGGTAATCCCAATTTCGCTCTTTCTCTCTACAGAACAATGCCTAAGAATTGGGTACCACCAAATGAATTCACTTTCGCTACATTAATCAAGGCCTGTTCCATGATTGCAGACCTCCAAACTGGTAAGAAAATCCATACCCATGTTGAGATTTTGGGGTTTCAACAAAACCTCGTCTTGTGTTCTTCACTAGTTCACATGTATGGGAAATGCAATGATGTCGATGGAGCAAGACGGGTTTTTGATTCCATGGAGTTCAGAAATGTTGTATCTTGGACTTCAATTATCACAGCTTATGCACAGAATGGAAGAGGAAATGAAGCACTTGAAGTTTTTAGAGAATTCACTTGTTTGACTGCTGAAAGGCCTAATCACTATATGTTAGCTAGTCTGATCAATGCTTGTTCTACCTTGGGGAAGCTGATTTCGGGGAAAGTTGCACATGGGGCAGTTATTCGCGGTGGCCATGAGTCGAATGATGTTGCTGCTACCGCGCTTGTAGACATGTATGCCAAATGCGGGTGTTTTGGTTACTCGGATAAGGTTTTTAAGCGAATCCCACATCTTTCTGTCATTCCATACACATCAATGATTGTTGCTGCGGCAAAGTACGGACTCGGACAACGATCGCTCGATCTCTTTGAAGAGATGATCCATAAAGGAATTAAACCGAACCATGTAACATTTCTAGGAGTTTTGCATGCTTGTAGCCACTCAGGACTCGTAGATGAAGGACTAAAACACCTAAATTCAATGTCTAGTAGACACGGAGTGACGCCATTGACAAAGCATTATACTTGTGTTGTCGACATGCTCAGTCGAATTGGCCGTTTAGACGAGGCTTACAGTTTAGCTAAATCGATTAATGTCAACCCCAACGAAGGCGCTCTGCTTTGGGGCACATTGCTCTCTGCGAGTAGGCTTCAAGGGCGAGTAGATATAGCTGTTGAAGCTAGTAAACGATTAATCGAATCTAATCAACAAGTAGCAGGTGCATATGTCACATTATCAAACACTTATGCATTAGCAGGGGAATGGGATAATGCTCAAACTCTTCGATCTGAGATGAAGCAAATCGGAGTTTATAAGGAACCAGGCTGCAGCTGGGTTGAGATTAAGGACTCGACATACGTGTTCTATGCAGGCGATTTATCGTGTGAACGAGGGGAAGAAGTGCTGAGTTTGCTTAAGGAATTGGAGAGGAGAATGAAAGAGAAGGGTTATGTTGGAGGAAGCAAAGGTTTGGTGTTTATTGATGTTGAAGAAGAAGCTAAAGAGGAGATTGTGAGTTTGCATAGTGAGAGAATAGCATTGGCATTTGGGTTGATAGGCATACCTAAAGGAATAAGAATCATCAGAGTGATGAAGAATTTGAGAATGTGCAAAGATTGTCATGAGGCTTTTAAGCTAATTAGTGAGATTGTAGAAAGAGAATTTGTTGTGCGAGATATTAACAGATTTCATCATTTTAAGGATGGATTTTGTTCTTGCAAGGATTTTTGgtaa